A DNA window from Bacteroides cellulosilyticus contains the following coding sequences:
- a CDS encoding DUF6266 family protein: MGEIKRGILGGFSGKVGTVVGSTWKDVSYMRALAISVSNPRTPKQQTQRGKFAMSMTFLRAIIPYVRIGYHPYAKGRTAFNAAMSYILRHAITGSAPQLAVDYERVLVARGTLMPVFNASAALTGGKLTLTWKDNSKMGDALSTDQAMPLVYNKERGEAYYDLEAATRADGTVQLTLPDGWEDEALAVYLAFRSEDGSRVTNSSCLKDDAYEGNGSGGNAGGDDKPGGGSGGGLDENPLG; the protein is encoded by the coding sequence ATGGGAGAAATTAAAAGAGGAATCCTCGGCGGATTCAGTGGAAAAGTGGGTACCGTAGTGGGTAGTACCTGGAAAGATGTGAGCTATATGCGTGCGCTGGCCATCAGTGTCAGTAACCCCCGCACTCCGAAACAACAGACGCAACGCGGCAAGTTTGCCATGAGCATGACTTTCCTGCGCGCCATCATTCCCTATGTTCGCATAGGCTATCATCCTTATGCCAAAGGGCGCACGGCTTTCAACGCGGCGATGTCCTACATCCTGCGCCATGCCATCACCGGTTCGGCGCCCCAGCTTGCTGTAGATTATGAACGTGTGCTGGTGGCCCGTGGCACCCTGATGCCCGTCTTCAATGCTTCGGCTGCCTTGACCGGCGGCAAACTTACCCTGACGTGGAAGGATAACAGCAAGATGGGAGATGCTCTCTCTACTGACCAGGCGATGCCGCTGGTTTACAACAAGGAACGCGGCGAGGCCTATTACGACCTGGAAGCTGCCACCCGTGCCGACGGCACTGTGCAGTTGACGTTGCCCGACGGCTGGGAGGACGAGGCGCTGGCCGTTTATCTTGCTTTTCGTAGCGAAGACGGCAGCCGTGTCACCAACAGCAGTTGCCTGAAAGATGACGCTTACGAAGGCAACGGTTCGGGCGGCAATGCCGGAGGCGATGACAAACCGGGTGGCGGCTCGGGCGGCGGTCTGGATGAGAATCCGTTGGGATAA
- a CDS encoding N-acetylmuramoyl-L-alanine amidase: MRKINYIVVHCSATREDCPFSVEALRAEHLRRGFRDIGYHYYIRRDGTVANTRPITLVGTHVKGMNAHSIGICYEGGLDAQGNPKDTRTPEQRSVLRLLVHQLLRRFRGDVRVCGHRDLSPDLNGDGVVEPAEWMKECPCFEVSREL; the protein is encoded by the coding sequence ATGCGAAAGATAAACTACATCGTGGTGCATTGCAGCGCCACCCGGGAGGACTGTCCTTTTTCGGTAGAAGCCCTTCGTGCGGAACACCTGCGCCGCGGTTTCCGCGATATCGGTTACCACTATTATATCCGCCGTGACGGTACAGTGGCAAATACCCGTCCCATCACCCTTGTAGGGACGCATGTCAAGGGAATGAACGCTCACAGCATCGGCATCTGCTATGAAGGCGGACTGGACGCGCAAGGCAATCCGAAGGATACCCGTACGCCGGAACAGCGCAGTGTACTGCGTCTGCTGGTGCATCAGTTGCTGCGCCGCTTTCGGGGCGATGTGCGCGTTTGCGGGCATCGTGACCTCAGTCCGGACCTGAACGGTGACGGGGTGGTGGAGCCTGCGGAGTGGATGAAGGAGTGTCCGTGCTTTGAAGTGAGCCGTGAACTGTGA
- a CDS encoding smalltalk protein, which translates to MAIKKSVWSMILKVAVAVVTAIAGVLGVHAMTM; encoded by the coding sequence ATGGCAATCAAGAAATCTGTTTGGAGTATGATCCTGAAGGTGGCTGTGGCGGTGGTTACGGCGATAGCGGGTGTGCTGGGAGTTCATGCGATGACGATGTAA